From the genome of Populus alba chromosome 10, ASM523922v2, whole genome shotgun sequence, one region includes:
- the LOC118059917 gene encoding two-component response regulator-like PRR73 isoform X2 — translation MGEDQELSEEGESQMNEDEKDVNDKGMESLQVLTVAQVVIQSQQQQSQGPLVHWERFLPRRSLKVLLVENDDSTRHVVSALLRNCGYEATAVANGLQAWKLLQDLTNHIDLVLTEVAMPCLSGIGLLSNIMSHKTCRNIPVIMMSSHDSMNVVFRCLSKGAVDFLVKPIRKNELKILWQHVWRRCHSASGSGSGSGSESAVRTQKSSKSKGADDSDNDADSNDGDDTGSIGLNARDGSDNGSGTQSSWTKRAIEVDSPKPMLPWDQLADPPDSTFAQVIHSRPEACDNWVPLATTKKFGKQDDELDNFVMGKDLEIGVPRIPNLQHKDLSKEVLTNIAGNNGEKFREIKSEQDSGHLEKGQLELNSEKHNTELRNQGNDLKGVITNITNPRIESEIIDIPNSLSSNKKNEVIYETKEMPSLELVLKRLRDTGDAWASANDRNVLRHSDLSAFSRYNSASTADQAPTGNVGSFSLLDNCSEAAKTKSMQNLQSNSNSTPRNICSNGSSNNIDVGSTTNNAFAKPLVIRDKPAPKSTVKCLHPSSAFQPVQNDHTPLPQPVIQGTGDAPIANTILAQSRGMNQQGQVQHHRHCVHNMPFTICNDLSLKKMAAAGPQCGSSNMLSTPMEGNAGNYSMNGSNGQNESCIALNPRGINLESNSGAAGKDENPGTGDESGSRSGQNCFAPREAALNKFRQKRKERCFEKKVRYQSRKNLAEHRPRVRGQFVRQVAFEHKDEDAHS, via the exons ATGGGTGAGGACCAGGAACTCTCAGAGGAAGGTGAGTCCCAGATGAATGAGGATGAAAAAGATGTGAATGATAAGGGCATGGAATCGCTTCAGGTCCTGACCGTTGCACAGGTTGTTATTCAGAGCCAACAGCAACAGTCTCAAGGGCCTTTGGTTCACTGGGAGAGGTTCCTGCCTCGTCGGTCTCTAAAGGTTCTGCTTGTGGAAAATGATGATTCAACTCGCCATGTTGTCAGTGCGTTGCTTCGAAATTGCGGCTATGAAG ctactGCTGTAGCAAATGGTCTACAAGCTTGGAAGCTGTTACAAGATCTGACAAATCACATTGATCTTGTTTTAACTGAGGTGGCTATGCCTTGTTTGTCAGGCATTGGCCTTTTAAGCAACATTATGAGCCACAAAACTTGCAGGAATATTCCTGTAATTA TGATGTCATCTCATGATTCCATGAATGTAGTCTTTAGGTGTTTGTCAAAGGGTGCCGTTGACTTTTTAGTGAAGCCTATTCGAAAAAATGAGCTTAAAATCCTTTGGCAACATGTTTGGAGGAGGTGCCACAGC GCTAGTGGTAGCGGGAGTGGGAGTGGGAGTGAGAGTGCTGTACGGACTCAAAAATCCTCAAAGTCAAAAGGTGCTGATGACTCCGATAATGATGCTGACAGCAATGATGGCGATGACACTGGAAGCATTGGTTTGAATGCAAGGGATGGAAGTGACAATGGAAGTGGTACCcag AGTTCCTGGACAAAGAGGGCCATTGAAGTTGACAGTCCCAAACCAATGTTACCATGGGACCAATTAGCTGATCCTCCTGATAGCACATTCGCCCAGGTTATTCACTCAAGGCCTGAGGCATGTGACAACTGGGTGCCCCTGGCTACAACGAAGAAGTTTGGAAAGCAGGATGATGAACTTG ATAACTTTGTTATGGGCAAGGACTTGGAGATAGGAGTACCTAGAATTCCAAATTTGCAGCATAAGGATCTAAGCAAAGAGGTACTGACCAACATAGCAGGGAATAATGGAGAGAAATTTCGTGAAATAAAATCAGAACAGGACAGTGGGCATTTAGAGAAAGGACAACTGGAGCTCAACAGTGAAAAACACAATACAGAATTGAGAAACCAAGGCAATGATCTCAAGGGTGTCATCACAAACATTACTAATCCTCGGATTGAAAGTGAAATCATAGACATCCCAAACAGTCTCTCTTCTAACAAAAAGAATGAGGTCATCTATGAGACCAAGGAGATGCCTTCTCTTGAACTGGTTTTGAAAAGGCTGAGAGATACTGGAGATGCTTGGGCCAGTGCCAATGACCGAAATGTGTTGAGACATTCAGACCTTTCAGCATTCTCAAG GTATAATTCTGCTTCAACCGCTGATCAGGCTCCAACAGGGAATGTAGGTAGCTTTTCTCTGCTCGACAATTGTTCAGaagcagcaaaaacaaaatcaatgcaAAATCTTCAATCCAACTCAAATAGCACACCTCGTAATATATGTTCCAATGGAAGTAGTAACAACATTGATGTGGGCTCTACAACTAATAATGCTTTCGCCAAACCTTTGGTAATCAGAGACAAGCCAGCACCAAAATCTACAGTTAAATGCCTCCATCCTTCTTCTGCCTTCCAGCCAGTGCAGAATGACCATACACCTCTTCCTCAGCCTGTAATACAGGGTACGGGTGATGCTCCAATCGCTAACACAATTCTGGCTCAATCAAGAGGCATGAACCAGCAAGGCCAAGTGCAACACCATCGTCACTGTGTTCATAACATGCCTTTCACCATCTGTAATGATTTGTCTTTGAAAAAAATGGCAGCTGCAGGCCCCCAGTGTGGGTCATCTAACATGTTGAGTACACCCATGGAAGGAAATGCTGGTAATTACAGTATGAATGGGAGCAATGGCCAAAATGAGAGCTGCATTGCTTTGAATCCCAGAGGAATAAACTTGGAGAGCAATAGTGGGGCAGCTGGAAAAGATGAAAATCCTGGTACAGGTGATGAAAGTGGGAGCAGGAGCGGTCAAAATTGCTTTGCACCGAGAGAGGCTGCATTGAACAAATTCCGCCAGAAGAGGAAGGAGAGATGCTTTGAGAAGAAG GTTCGATACCAGAGTAGGAAGAACCTGGCAGAACACAGACCCCGTGTCCGAGGACAATTTGTGCGACAAGTAGCATTTGAACATAAAGATGAGGATGCACATAGCTAA
- the LOC118059919 gene encoding adenylate kinase 1, chloroplastic-like, whose translation MAVLLRNPKPITRTTTCSIKPLSSCISRSFSSTTLNSETDLKVPSFFSCISPPLRQEPKDRNVQWVFLGCPGVGKGTYASRLSNLLGIPHIATGDLVREELNSSGTLSSQLKEIVNQGKLVSDEIIISLLSKRLEAGEAKGESGFILDGFPRTIRQAEILEGVTDIDLVVNLKLREEALLAKCLGRRICSQCGGNYNIASIDIKGENGKPGIYMAPLPAPPQCVPNLIQRADDTKEVVKERLRIYNEMSRPVEDFYRNRGKLLEFDLPGGIPESWPKLLEALNLDHEDKCTAAA comes from the exons ATGGCAGTTCTATtaagaaaccctaaacccataaCAAGAACAACAACATGTTCAATAAAACCACTCTCTTCCTGTATTTCTCGAAGTTTTTCCTCAACTACGTTGAATTCCGAAACTGACCTCAAagtaccttcttttttttcttgcatttcccCCCCTCTCCGTCAAGAACCTAAGGACAGAAATGTCCAATGGGTGTTTCTTGGCTGTCCTGGTGTAGGTAAAGGCACCTATGCTTCCCGTCTTTCCAATCTTCTCGGTATTCCTCACATCGCCACCGGTGATCTGGTCCGCGAGGAGCTCAATTCCTCTGGCACACTTTCCTCCCAG CTTAAGGAGATTGTGAATCAAGGGAAATTGGTTTCTGATGAGATTATTATAAGCTTATTGTCGAAACGTCTTGAAGCTGGAGAAGCTAAGGGTGAGTCTGGTTTCATTCTTGATGGTTTCCCTCGAACTATTAGACAAGCG GAAATATTAGAGGGAGTAACAGACATTGACTTGGTGGTGAACCTAAAGCTTCGAGAAGAAGCTCTGCTTGCAAAATGCCTTGGGAGAAGGATTTGTAGTCAGTGTGGAGGAAATTACAACATTGCTTCCATTGACATCAAGGGTGAGAATGGGAAGCCTGGAATTTACATGGCTCCACTTCCAGCCCCTCCACAATGTGTACCGAACCTTATCCAACGAGCTGATGATACCAAAGAAGTTGTGAAGGAGCGACTTCGTATTTACAATGAAATG AGTCGACCTGTTGAGGACTTCTACCGCAATCGTGGGAAGTTGTTGGAGTTTGATCTTCCTGGAGGAATTCCAGAATCCTGGCCAAAGCTGCTGGAAGCTCTGAATCTTGACCACGAGGATAAATGCACTGCAGCAGCATGA
- the LOC118059917 gene encoding two-component response regulator-like PRR37 isoform X1 has product MFSMNNGFADQNHILEDEQKKIRDGIMGEDQELSEEGESQMNEDEKDVNDKGMESLQVLTVAQVVIQSQQQQSQGPLVHWERFLPRRSLKVLLVENDDSTRHVVSALLRNCGYEATAVANGLQAWKLLQDLTNHIDLVLTEVAMPCLSGIGLLSNIMSHKTCRNIPVIMMSSHDSMNVVFRCLSKGAVDFLVKPIRKNELKILWQHVWRRCHSASGSGSGSGSESAVRTQKSSKSKGADDSDNDADSNDGDDTGSIGLNARDGSDNGSGTQSSWTKRAIEVDSPKPMLPWDQLADPPDSTFAQVIHSRPEACDNWVPLATTKKFGKQDDELDNFVMGKDLEIGVPRIPNLQHKDLSKEVLTNIAGNNGEKFREIKSEQDSGHLEKGQLELNSEKHNTELRNQGNDLKGVITNITNPRIESEIIDIPNSLSSNKKNEVIYETKEMPSLELVLKRLRDTGDAWASANDRNVLRHSDLSAFSRYNSASTADQAPTGNVGSFSLLDNCSEAAKTKSMQNLQSNSNSTPRNICSNGSSNNIDVGSTTNNAFAKPLVIRDKPAPKSTVKCLHPSSAFQPVQNDHTPLPQPVIQGTGDAPIANTILAQSRGMNQQGQVQHHRHCVHNMPFTICNDLSLKKMAAAGPQCGSSNMLSTPMEGNAGNYSMNGSNGQNESCIALNPRGINLESNSGAAGKDENPGTGDESGSRSGQNCFAPREAALNKFRQKRKERCFEKKVRYQSRKNLAEHRPRVRGQFVRQVAFEHKDEDAHS; this is encoded by the exons ATGTTCTCAATGAACAACGGGTTTGCAGATCAAAATCATATTCTAGAAGATGAGCAGAAGAAAATAAGGGACGGGATCATGGGTGAGGACCAGGAACTCTCAGAGGAAGGTGAGTCCCAGATGAATGAGGATGAAAAAGATGTGAATGATAAGGGCATGGAATCGCTTCAGGTCCTGACCGTTGCACAGGTTGTTATTCAGAGCCAACAGCAACAGTCTCAAGGGCCTTTGGTTCACTGGGAGAGGTTCCTGCCTCGTCGGTCTCTAAAGGTTCTGCTTGTGGAAAATGATGATTCAACTCGCCATGTTGTCAGTGCGTTGCTTCGAAATTGCGGCTATGAAG ctactGCTGTAGCAAATGGTCTACAAGCTTGGAAGCTGTTACAAGATCTGACAAATCACATTGATCTTGTTTTAACTGAGGTGGCTATGCCTTGTTTGTCAGGCATTGGCCTTTTAAGCAACATTATGAGCCACAAAACTTGCAGGAATATTCCTGTAATTA TGATGTCATCTCATGATTCCATGAATGTAGTCTTTAGGTGTTTGTCAAAGGGTGCCGTTGACTTTTTAGTGAAGCCTATTCGAAAAAATGAGCTTAAAATCCTTTGGCAACATGTTTGGAGGAGGTGCCACAGC GCTAGTGGTAGCGGGAGTGGGAGTGGGAGTGAGAGTGCTGTACGGACTCAAAAATCCTCAAAGTCAAAAGGTGCTGATGACTCCGATAATGATGCTGACAGCAATGATGGCGATGACACTGGAAGCATTGGTTTGAATGCAAGGGATGGAAGTGACAATGGAAGTGGTACCcag AGTTCCTGGACAAAGAGGGCCATTGAAGTTGACAGTCCCAAACCAATGTTACCATGGGACCAATTAGCTGATCCTCCTGATAGCACATTCGCCCAGGTTATTCACTCAAGGCCTGAGGCATGTGACAACTGGGTGCCCCTGGCTACAACGAAGAAGTTTGGAAAGCAGGATGATGAACTTG ATAACTTTGTTATGGGCAAGGACTTGGAGATAGGAGTACCTAGAATTCCAAATTTGCAGCATAAGGATCTAAGCAAAGAGGTACTGACCAACATAGCAGGGAATAATGGAGAGAAATTTCGTGAAATAAAATCAGAACAGGACAGTGGGCATTTAGAGAAAGGACAACTGGAGCTCAACAGTGAAAAACACAATACAGAATTGAGAAACCAAGGCAATGATCTCAAGGGTGTCATCACAAACATTACTAATCCTCGGATTGAAAGTGAAATCATAGACATCCCAAACAGTCTCTCTTCTAACAAAAAGAATGAGGTCATCTATGAGACCAAGGAGATGCCTTCTCTTGAACTGGTTTTGAAAAGGCTGAGAGATACTGGAGATGCTTGGGCCAGTGCCAATGACCGAAATGTGTTGAGACATTCAGACCTTTCAGCATTCTCAAG GTATAATTCTGCTTCAACCGCTGATCAGGCTCCAACAGGGAATGTAGGTAGCTTTTCTCTGCTCGACAATTGTTCAGaagcagcaaaaacaaaatcaatgcaAAATCTTCAATCCAACTCAAATAGCACACCTCGTAATATATGTTCCAATGGAAGTAGTAACAACATTGATGTGGGCTCTACAACTAATAATGCTTTCGCCAAACCTTTGGTAATCAGAGACAAGCCAGCACCAAAATCTACAGTTAAATGCCTCCATCCTTCTTCTGCCTTCCAGCCAGTGCAGAATGACCATACACCTCTTCCTCAGCCTGTAATACAGGGTACGGGTGATGCTCCAATCGCTAACACAATTCTGGCTCAATCAAGAGGCATGAACCAGCAAGGCCAAGTGCAACACCATCGTCACTGTGTTCATAACATGCCTTTCACCATCTGTAATGATTTGTCTTTGAAAAAAATGGCAGCTGCAGGCCCCCAGTGTGGGTCATCTAACATGTTGAGTACACCCATGGAAGGAAATGCTGGTAATTACAGTATGAATGGGAGCAATGGCCAAAATGAGAGCTGCATTGCTTTGAATCCCAGAGGAATAAACTTGGAGAGCAATAGTGGGGCAGCTGGAAAAGATGAAAATCCTGGTACAGGTGATGAAAGTGGGAGCAGGAGCGGTCAAAATTGCTTTGCACCGAGAGAGGCTGCATTGAACAAATTCCGCCAGAAGAGGAAGGAGAGATGCTTTGAGAAGAAG GTTCGATACCAGAGTAGGAAGAACCTGGCAGAACACAGACCCCGTGTCCGAGGACAATTTGTGCGACAAGTAGCATTTGAACATAAAGATGAGGATGCACATAGCTAA
- the LOC118059920 gene encoding protein TONNEAU 1a-like → MDDYTREMMDLKTLVTRTLEKKGVLAKIRAELRASVFEAIEEEDRVIEKDEGLPPALLGSCNDRAKQLHASPSGRLLTALICEYLDWAQLNHTLKVYLPECNLQKDSWKAELKEFSSKNGYDLNRNGDSGPLLLDVLEGFLKFENLSQGRGAGRRVPEAESLSNVESRNIRMRRPSSSSVAGGLPPLGRPASSLSSDRRAGSSMSGYRKDDYSRRYDSEELPEDVIQASAALENLQLDRKARNLTSSWRHAGDVINDDDGRVDHI, encoded by the exons atggacgaTTACACGAGAGAAATGATGGACCTGAAAACTCTCGTCACTCGAACCCTAGAGAAGAAAGGCGTCCTTGCTAAGATCCGG GCTGAACTCAGGGCAAGTGTTTTTGAGGCAATTGAAGAGGAGGATAGGGTAATTGAAAAAGATGAAGGCTTACCTCCTGCATTACTGGGTAGCTGCAATGATCGTGCTAAACAACTTCATGCTTCTCCATCAG GGAGGCTGCTAACTGCACTGATATGTGAATACTTAGACTGGGCGCAGCTAAACCATACACTAAAAGTCTATCTACCAGAATGCAATTTG CAAAAAGATTCTTGGAAAGCTGAGCTGAAAGAATTTAGTAGCAAGAATGGATATGATCTGAACAGGAATGGAGATAGCGGCCCTTTGCTTTTGGATGTTCTTGAaggatttttgaaatttgag AATTTATCACAAGGAAGGGGTGCTGGAAGAAGAGTACCAGAGGCCGAGTCCTTATCCAATGTAGAGTCTAGGAATATTCGAATGCGAAGACCCTCTTCATCATCTGTTGCTGGTGGCTTACCTCCACTGGGAAG GCCAGCTTCTTCCCTGTCATCTG ATAGGAGAGCAGGGTCTTCCATGTCTGGTTACAGGAAAGATGATTACAGTAGGAGATATGACAGTGAAGAACTTCCGGAGGATGTGATTCAAGCTTCTGCTGCCCTGGAAAACCTTCAGTTGGACAGAAAAGCTCGGAATCTTACTTCATCTTGGAG GCATGCTGGAGATGTCATCAATGATGATGATGGGAGGGTTGACCATATATAG